The following proteins are encoded in a genomic region of Hymenobacter siberiensis:
- the pseB gene encoding UDP-N-acetylglucosamine 4,6-dehydratase (inverting) has product MALDLNHKSILVTGGTGSFGKQFVRTVFEQFPLVKRLVVFSRDELKQYEMSQEFSPAKYPAIRYFIGDVRDGERLHRACEGIDIVIHAAALKQVPAAEYNPMECIKTNIFGAENVINAALDCGVKDVVALSTDKAAAPINLYGATKLCSDKLFVAANNMKGKRDLRFSVVRYGNVIGSRGSVVPFFLQQRHTGVLPITHPDMTRFNISLEEGVDLVLYALEHAWGGEIFVPKIPSYKITEVARAIGPECEQKIVGIRPGEKLHEAMITETDALSTIELDRYYVILPSMPTWNVDKFIEKFNGKRVPLGFQYDSANNEEWLDAEQIRDEIRLHVDAAFEV; this is encoded by the coding sequence ATGGCTCTCGACCTCAACCACAAATCCATCCTCGTTACGGGGGGCACCGGCTCCTTCGGCAAGCAATTCGTCCGCACCGTTTTCGAACAATTTCCGCTGGTGAAGCGCCTCGTAGTATTCTCCCGCGATGAGCTGAAGCAGTATGAGATGAGCCAGGAATTCAGCCCGGCCAAGTACCCGGCAATTCGCTATTTCATTGGCGATGTGCGCGATGGCGAGCGCCTGCACCGCGCCTGCGAGGGCATCGACATCGTGATTCACGCCGCCGCCCTCAAGCAGGTGCCCGCCGCCGAGTACAACCCGATGGAGTGCATCAAGACCAATATTTTTGGGGCCGAAAACGTAATCAACGCCGCCCTCGACTGCGGCGTGAAGGACGTGGTGGCCCTGAGCACCGACAAGGCGGCCGCTCCCATCAACCTCTACGGCGCCACCAAACTGTGCTCGGATAAGCTCTTTGTGGCGGCCAATAACATGAAGGGCAAGCGCGACCTGCGCTTTTCAGTGGTGCGCTACGGCAACGTAATTGGCTCGCGGGGCTCGGTGGTGCCATTCTTTTTGCAGCAGCGCCACACCGGCGTGCTGCCTATCACCCACCCCGACATGACGCGCTTCAACATCTCGCTGGAGGAAGGCGTGGATTTGGTGCTCTATGCACTGGAGCATGCCTGGGGCGGCGAGATTTTCGTACCGAAAATTCCTTCTTACAAAATAACGGAAGTGGCCCGCGCCATCGGCCCGGAGTGCGAGCAAAAAATCGTAGGCATCCGCCCCGGCGAGAAGCTGCACGAGGCAATGATTACCGAAACCGACGCCCTGAGTACCATCGAGCTGGACCGCTACTACGTCATCCTGCCCTCGATGCCGACCTGGAATGTGGACAAGTTCATCGAGAAATTCAACGGCAAGCGCGTGCCGTTGGGCTTTCAGTACGACTCGGCCAACAACGAGGAATGGCTGGACGCGGAGCAGATTCGGGACGAAATCCGCCTGCACGTCGATGCTGCGTTTGAGGTCTAG
- a CDS encoding MBOAT family O-acyltransferase — MLFNSLHFLVFFPIIVGLYYGLPPRWRGPLLLLASYYFYMSWRAVYALLLLATTLLDYFSGYRMSLLPTRRARRPWLYLSLASNLGTLFVFKYFNFFRDGLGQLAEALHLPFAVGPTLGLLLPVGVSFYTFQSVGYIIDVYQGRLEAERNFGRFALFVAFFPQLVAGPIERGGHMLPQFRREHSFDYARIVSGLRLMAWGLFKKVVVADRLALLVNPVFNNPRQHPEGPLLVLATLAFTFQIYGDFSGYTDMARGAARVLGFDFNLNFRQPYQSASVPDFWRRWHISLSSWFRDYLYIPLGGSRVGQLRAYINLLIVFLVSGLWHGANWTFLVWGGLHGVYLVLSTLARSLRERLAQRTGLAAHPGLRRGLGVGITFGLVAYAWIFFRANTLGDALFISRHLFSGWGNLGGRGLATLLLDFSQHYRPELAVAALGVGLMLLVEYFGSRRSPQAWVAAQPFATRWVGYAGLVLLIFYLGVFNSTSFIYFQF; from the coding sequence ATGCTATTCAATTCCCTTCATTTCCTCGTCTTTTTCCCGATTATCGTCGGGCTCTACTATGGCCTGCCGCCGCGCTGGCGGGGCCCCCTGTTGCTGCTGGCCAGCTACTACTTCTACATGAGCTGGCGGGCCGTGTATGCCCTGCTGCTGCTGGCCACCACGCTGCTCGACTACTTCAGCGGCTACCGCATGAGCCTGCTGCCCACCCGGCGGGCACGGCGGCCGTGGCTCTACCTCAGCCTGGCCAGCAACCTGGGCACGCTGTTCGTTTTCAAGTACTTTAATTTTTTTCGCGATGGCCTGGGGCAGCTTGCCGAGGCCCTGCATCTGCCGTTTGCGGTGGGCCCCACGCTGGGGCTGCTGCTGCCGGTGGGGGTGTCGTTCTACACGTTCCAGTCGGTGGGCTATATCATTGATGTGTACCAGGGCCGGCTGGAGGCGGAGCGGAATTTCGGGCGGTTTGCGCTGTTCGTGGCGTTTTTTCCGCAGCTGGTGGCCGGGCCTATTGAGCGGGGCGGGCACATGCTGCCGCAGTTCCGGCGCGAGCATTCGTTCGATTATGCCCGCATTGTGAGTGGGCTGCGGCTCATGGCCTGGGGCCTGTTCAAGAAAGTGGTAGTGGCCGACCGGTTGGCCCTGCTCGTCAACCCCGTCTTCAACAACCCTCGGCAGCACCCCGAAGGCCCCCTGCTGGTGCTGGCCACGCTGGCCTTCACCTTCCAGATTTACGGCGACTTCTCGGGCTATACCGATATGGCTCGGGGCGCGGCCCGTGTGCTGGGGTTCGATTTTAACCTGAATTTCCGGCAGCCCTACCAGTCAGCCTCCGTGCCGGATTTCTGGCGGCGCTGGCACATTTCACTGTCGAGCTGGTTCCGGGATTATCTGTATATCCCACTGGGTGGCAGCCGGGTAGGCCAGCTTCGGGCATACATCAACCTGCTGATTGTCTTTCTCGTGAGCGGCCTCTGGCACGGGGCCAACTGGACGTTTCTGGTCTGGGGCGGCTTGCACGGCGTGTACCTGGTGCTCAGCACTTTGGCCCGGTCGTTGCGCGAGCGGCTGGCGCAGCGCACGGGGCTGGCCGCGCACCCGGGCCTGCGGCGGGGGCTGGGCGTGGGTATCACCTTCGGGCTGGTGGCCTACGCCTGGATATTCTTCCGGGCCAATACGCTGGGCGATGCGCTCTTTATCAGCCGCCACTTATTCAGCGGCTGGGGCAACCTGGGCGGGCGGGGGCTGGCTACCTTATTGCTCGATTTCTCGCAGCACTACCGCCCCGAGCTGGCCGTGGCCGCCCTCGGCGTGGGCCTGATGCTACTGGTAGAATATTTCGGCAGCCGGCGCAGTCCGCAGGCCTGGGTGGCCGCGCAGCCCTTCGCCACGCGCTGGGTGGGCTACGCGGGGCTGGTCCTGCTCATCTTCTACCTGGGGGTTTTCAATAGTACCTCGTTCATTTATTTCCAGTTTTGA
- a CDS encoding glycosyltransferase family 4 protein encodes MSLPHPLRLLVITYYWPPSGGAGVQRCLKFVKHLGHFNVEATVITVDPTQASYPVRDESLLAEVPPGVRVIRTGTTEPFESYKKLTGRAVPYGGFANEGKPGLLQQALRFVRGNLFVPDPRRGWNRHALAAVEKLLATGEQFDAVLTSSPPHSTQLIGQELQRRHGLRWLADLRDPWTDIYYYKDLHHTPLAAWLDARYERRVLSQADAVLVTSPETKRLFLAKLPELPAAKFHVLPNGYDESDFRQSSQPPRDCLRITHTGTITELYHINRLLEAVAACAAAHPDVPLRLRFVGQVSNELRSQIARAGLLPITEFIAFVPHDKSVEYLLEASALLMAIPDVPRNFGILPGKVFEYLAANKPILCIGPAGSDADHLLQECGAGQALPYENTALMRDTLEAMVARWHINPNLDLPAVSHTRYSRRALAGQLAKLVNE; translated from the coding sequence GTGTCACTCCCCCACCCTCTGCGCCTGCTCGTTATCACGTATTACTGGCCGCCCTCGGGCGGGGCCGGCGTGCAGCGCTGCCTCAAGTTTGTGAAGCACCTGGGGCATTTCAACGTGGAGGCCACGGTAATTACGGTAGACCCGACCCAGGCCAGCTACCCCGTACGCGACGAAAGCCTGCTGGCCGAAGTGCCACCCGGCGTGCGCGTTATCCGCACGGGCACCACCGAGCCGTTTGAGAGCTATAAGAAGCTGACGGGCCGCGCCGTACCCTACGGCGGCTTCGCCAACGAAGGCAAGCCCGGGCTGCTGCAGCAGGCGCTGCGCTTCGTACGCGGCAACCTGTTTGTCCCGGACCCGCGCCGGGGCTGGAACCGCCACGCCCTGGCCGCCGTGGAGAAACTGCTGGCCACCGGCGAGCAGTTCGATGCCGTACTCACGTCGTCGCCGCCGCATTCCACGCAGCTCATCGGCCAGGAGCTGCAGCGCCGCCACGGCCTGCGCTGGCTGGCCGACCTGCGCGACCCCTGGACGGACATTTATTATTACAAAGACCTGCACCACACACCGCTGGCCGCCTGGCTCGATGCGCGCTACGAGCGCCGCGTGCTAAGCCAGGCCGATGCTGTGCTGGTGACTTCGCCCGAAACCAAGCGGCTGTTTCTGGCCAAGCTGCCGGAACTGCCGGCCGCCAAATTCCACGTGTTGCCTAACGGCTACGACGAGTCGGACTTTCGCCAGTCCTCGCAGCCCCCCCGCGACTGCCTGCGCATCACCCACACCGGCACCATCACGGAGCTTTACCACATCAACCGCCTGCTGGAAGCCGTGGCCGCCTGCGCCGCCGCCCACCCCGACGTGCCCCTGCGCCTGCGCTTCGTGGGTCAGGTTTCGAATGAGCTGCGGAGCCAGATAGCGCGAGCCGGCCTGCTGCCGATAACCGAGTTCATCGCCTTTGTGCCGCACGACAAGTCGGTAGAATACTTGCTCGAAGCCTCGGCCCTGCTCATGGCCATTCCGGACGTGCCGCGCAATTTCGGCATTCTGCCGGGCAAGGTGTTCGAGTACCTCGCGGCCAATAAGCCCATCCTCTGCATAGGCCCCGCCGGCTCCGACGCCGACCACCTGCTGCAGGAATGCGGCGCGGGCCAGGCCCTGCCCTACGAGAACACCGCGCTGATGCGCGATACGCTGGAAGCAATGGTGGCCCGGTGGCATATCAATCCCAATCTTGATTTACCGGCGGTGAGCCACACCCGCTACTCGCGCCGGGCGCTGGCGGGGCAGCTGGCAAAACTGGTCAACGAATAA
- the ffh gene encoding signal recognition particle protein, which yields MFDNLSTKLDRAIKTLKGQGSISEINVAATIKEIRRALVDADVNYKVAKDVTDKIKEAAMGRDVLTAVSPGQLMVKIVYDELTELMGGEKKDITIKGDPAVILLSGLQGSGKTTFAGKLASYVKKQGRNTLLVACDVYRPAAIEQLKVLGEQIGVEVYSEIENKNPVEISRNAVEYARKNGKKVVIIDTAGRLAVDEQMMREIEQVKAAINPSETLFVVDSMTGQDAVNTAKTFNDRLNFDGVVLTKLDGDSRGGAALSIRAVVEKPIKFISTGEKMDALDLFYPDRMAQRILGMGDVISLVERAQQQFDEDEAKRINAKIRKNQFNFDDFLSQLEQIKKMGNIKDLMGMIPGMSKAMKDVEIDDDAFKPVEAIIKSMTKQERANPDLINGSRKKRLAKGSGTDIQQVNALMKQFDDMRKMMRTMNKMSQTKGGMAQMAKMMGGMKGGPGGMMR from the coding sequence ATGTTCGATAATCTCTCCACCAAGCTCGACCGGGCCATTAAAACCCTTAAGGGCCAGGGCAGCATCTCCGAAATCAACGTCGCGGCCACCATCAAGGAAATCCGCCGGGCGCTGGTCGATGCCGATGTTAACTACAAGGTTGCCAAGGATGTAACCGACAAGATTAAGGAAGCTGCCATGGGCCGCGATGTGCTCACGGCCGTGTCGCCGGGCCAGCTCATGGTCAAAATCGTGTACGACGAGCTCACCGAGCTCATGGGCGGCGAGAAGAAGGACATCACCATCAAGGGCGACCCGGCCGTGATTCTGCTATCGGGCCTGCAGGGCTCGGGCAAAACCACCTTCGCCGGCAAGCTGGCCAGCTACGTTAAGAAGCAGGGCCGCAATACGTTGCTGGTGGCCTGCGACGTGTACCGTCCGGCCGCTATTGAGCAGCTCAAGGTGCTCGGCGAGCAGATTGGCGTGGAAGTGTACTCGGAAATCGAGAACAAGAACCCCGTTGAAATCTCGCGCAACGCCGTTGAGTACGCCCGCAAAAACGGCAAGAAAGTAGTCATCATCGACACCGCCGGCCGCCTGGCCGTGGACGAGCAGATGATGCGCGAGATTGAGCAGGTGAAGGCCGCAATCAACCCCAGCGAAACGCTGTTCGTGGTGGATTCCATGACCGGCCAGGACGCCGTGAACACCGCCAAAACCTTCAACGACCGCCTGAATTTCGACGGCGTGGTGCTCACCAAGCTCGACGGCGACTCGCGCGGTGGCGCGGCCCTCAGCATCCGGGCCGTGGTGGAAAAACCCATCAAGTTCATCTCGACGGGCGAGAAGATGGACGCGCTGGACTTGTTCTACCCCGACCGCATGGCCCAGCGCATCCTGGGCATGGGCGACGTTATTTCGCTGGTAGAACGCGCTCAGCAGCAGTTCGATGAGGACGAGGCCAAGCGCATCAACGCCAAAATCCGAAAGAATCAGTTCAACTTCGACGACTTCCTCTCGCAGCTGGAGCAAATCAAGAAGATGGGCAACATCAAGGACTTGATGGGCATGATTCCGGGCATGAGCAAGGCCATGAAGGACGTCGAAATCGACGACGATGCCTTCAAGCCTGTTGAGGCCATCATCAAGAGCATGACCAAGCAGGAGCGGGCCAATCCCGACCTCATCAACGGCTCGCGCAAGAAGCGTCTGGCCAAGGGGTCCGGAACCGATATTCAGCAGGTGAACGCGCTGATGAAGCAGTTCGACGACATGCGCAAAATGATGCGTACCATGAACAAAATGAGCCAGACCAAGGGCGGTATGGCCCAAATGGCCAAAATGATGGGTGGCATGAAAGGTGGCCCCGGCGGCATGATGCGCTAA